From Argopecten irradians isolate NY chromosome 12, Ai_NY, whole genome shotgun sequence, one genomic window encodes:
- the LOC138336622 gene encoding tigger transposable element-derived protein 6-like, with translation MWIKGVDRQMKREKRNILKFLDNATSHAKDIKREAEIPSRQMPLNQGIIRAFKARYLSKMMKSLVAEIDRVDNVTELCKQISVLDDLFWIRDAWSETRPDTIQKCFALSGFCKTDAREDDNDDDEEGDDDIPLAKLMRITKTADMDKDTLLTFDDNIPVEDDGEEWERSLVTKHLCTNEDAADDDSEEESCAQTTDEPAVTLKEISEFSRRLRQFAVLKDDRFLDIAHDLRVLSEDAMVDTIAS, from the coding sequence ATGTGGATTAAAGGTGTTGACAGACAGATGAAACGAGAGAAACGGAATATTCTCAAGTTTTTGGACAACGCCACCTCACACGCAAAGGACATTAAACGTGAAGCTGAAATTCCTTCCCGCCAAATGCCTCTGAATCAAGGTATTATCCGTGCATTTAAAGCCCGCTACCTATCGAAGATGATGAAGAGTTTAGTGGCAGAGATTGACCGTGTGGATAATGTTACAGAACTGTGTAAACAAATTAGTGTACTTGATGATCTCTTTTGGATACGCGATGCTTGGAGCGAGACTCGTCCCGATACCATCCAGAAATGCTTTGCCCTTTCCGGATTCTGCAAAACCGACGCTAGAGAGGacgacaatgatgatgatgaagaaggTGATGACGACATACCGCTTGCAAAACTGATGCGTATCACCAAGACAGCAGACATGGACAAGGACACGCTTCTGACATTTGACGACAACATTCCTGTGGAAGATGACGGCGAGGAGTGGGAGCGGAGCCTGGTCACCAAACATCTGTGTACCAACGAAGATGCAGCTGACGACGATTCTGAGGAGGAATCATGTGCTCAAACAACTGATGAACCCGCTGTGACGCTGAAGGAGATCTCCGAATTCTCGCGACGATTGAGGCAGTTTGCTGTTCTGAAAGACGATAGATTTCTAGATATTGCACATGATCTTCGTGTCCTTAGTGAGGATGCTATGGTCGACACCATTGCAAGTTGA